In the genome of Variibacter gotjawalensis, one region contains:
- a CDS encoding type II secretion system F family protein, translated as MDMLIDRLSDPRFLAMMFAAIAAMATVLTIALPLVSSDPMEKRMKLLAVERSAMRERERARLGRGGDKVALRQSPRQAILDVVNRFNLGKWVGEEAARDLLVQAGYRGPSPYMTFLVARMLTPIVMVFFGIFYLFVLNAINQPPLVKVGIVIGLAYLGMHTPKLYLKNKISKRQLSIKRAFPDALDLLLICVESGMSIEAAFRRVSDEIGRASLPLAEELMLTTAELSYLQDRRMAYENLQKRVQLDGVKAVCVALQQAERYGTPLGTSLRVMAQENRDMRMMEAEKKAAGLPPKLTVPMIIFFLPVLFVVIMGPAVMKVSKIM; from the coding sequence ATGGACATGCTTATCGATCGGCTATCGGATCCGCGCTTCCTCGCAATGATGTTCGCCGCAATTGCAGCGATGGCAACAGTGCTGACAATCGCGTTGCCGCTCGTTTCCAGCGATCCGATGGAAAAGCGCATGAAGCTTCTAGCCGTCGAACGTTCGGCTATGCGGGAGCGAGAGCGCGCTCGGCTCGGTCGTGGTGGCGACAAAGTCGCGCTGCGTCAGTCTCCACGCCAAGCCATTCTTGACGTCGTCAATCGCTTCAACTTGGGAAAATGGGTGGGTGAGGAAGCGGCGCGAGACCTGCTCGTGCAAGCTGGATATCGCGGGCCTTCGCCCTACATGACATTCCTCGTCGCACGTATGCTGACGCCAATCGTGATGGTGTTCTTTGGCATCTTCTATCTGTTTGTCCTTAATGCCATTAATCAGCCGCCGCTCGTGAAGGTCGGTATTGTCATCGGTTTGGCATATCTCGGCATGCATACACCGAAGCTCTACCTGAAGAACAAGATCTCGAAGCGCCAGCTGTCCATCAAGCGTGCATTTCCGGACGCGCTTGATCTGCTGCTGATATGTGTCGAGTCCGGCATGTCGATTGAAGCTGCATTCCGCCGCGTCAGCGATGAAATTGGCCGTGCCTCGCTGCCACTTGCCGAAGAACTGATGCTGACCACTGCCGAACTGTCGTACCTGCAGGATCGGCGGATGGCGTATGAAAATCTACAAAAGCGTGTGCAGCTCGACGGCGTGAAAGCCGTCTGTGTCGCGCTTCAGCAGGCAGAGCGCTACGGCACGCCTCTCGGCACGTCACTGCGTGTCATGGCGCAGGAAAACCGCGACATGCGCATGATGGAAGCCGAGAAGAAGGCTGCCGGATTGCCGCCGAAGCTGACTGTGCCGATGATTATCTTCTTTCTGCCGGTGCTCTTCGTCGTGATCATGGGGCCGGCCGTGATGAAGGTCAGCAAAATCATGTAG
- a CDS encoding tetratricopeptide repeat protein — MKISNRPTSRLLGSVAIAALLGLSLAGCKSTYMKERGELKPQSMSETDWRREVTAAEAGYKAKPKDADAAIRFAEALRRTGQNAQAAAVLQQGAIHNPNHKRLLGAYGRALADNGNFEEAFAMLSKAHTPDQPDWRILNAQGAVLDQMGRHDDARRYYNTALKAAPDESSILSNLGLSHLLSRDLKKAEEILRQANARGNSERRVKQNLALVVGLQGRYEEAERIARADLPPEEAAENSAYLRQMLEEHRANAAPNRRRAAQTAAID, encoded by the coding sequence ATGAAAATTTCGAACCGCCCAACGTCGCGCCTTCTTGGTTCGGTCGCGATCGCAGCGCTTCTCGGCCTCTCCCTCGCGGGCTGCAAATCGACGTACATGAAAGAACGCGGCGAGCTGAAGCCGCAGAGCATGTCGGAAACCGACTGGCGCCGGGAAGTTACCGCCGCTGAGGCTGGTTACAAGGCGAAGCCCAAGGACGCAGACGCAGCCATCCGCTTCGCTGAAGCCCTCCGTCGGACGGGCCAAAACGCGCAAGCCGCGGCCGTCCTGCAACAGGGCGCAATTCACAATCCAAACCATAAGCGCCTGCTCGGAGCCTATGGCCGTGCGCTCGCCGACAACGGAAATTTCGAAGAGGCCTTTGCGATGCTGAGCAAGGCGCATACGCCCGATCAGCCGGACTGGCGTATCCTCAACGCGCAAGGGGCAGTGCTCGATCAGATGGGTCGCCACGATGACGCGCGCCGTTACTACAACACGGCCCTCAAAGCCGCACCGGACGAATCTTCGATCCTTTCAAACCTCGGCTTGTCTCATCTGCTCTCGCGGGACCTCAAAAAGGCCGAAGAAATTCTTCGTCAGGCCAACGCTCGCGGTAATAGCGAGCGGCGCGTGAAGCAGAATCTTGCCCTCGTCGTCGGGCTGCAGGGCCGCTACGAAGAAGCCGAGCGCATCGCTCGCGCCGATCTGCCGCCCGAAGAAGCGGCAGAGAACAGCGCCTACCTGCGCCAAATGCTGGAAGAACATCGCGCCAACGCTGCACCGAACCGCCGCCGCGCTGCGCAGACAGCAGCGATCGACTAA
- a CDS encoding C40 family peptidase — protein sequence MSGTAKFDPRITPARADLAAEHLRGEVTAERYVKGTHHVVVAPIAPVRRAPKHDAELQTQALMGEGVTAYEVTEAGWTWGQLDRDGYVGWMPTNALGEMPKPTHKISALRTLMFAEPSIKTPPVAGLPFGAEVPIVRTDNTFGLIDNGGFVPVGHLAALDANERDWVSVAAKFLHTPYLWGGKSSLGIDCSGLVQVALTACGLACPRDSDMQERALGEKVSGGIPALRRGDFIFWKGHVGIAADASTLLHANAHHMATVVEPLSEALPRIKAAGSDVISVRRIA from the coding sequence TTGAGTGGGACTGCTAAATTCGATCCACGTATTACTCCGGCTCGCGCTGATCTAGCGGCCGAGCATCTTCGCGGCGAAGTGACCGCCGAACGCTATGTTAAAGGCACGCATCATGTTGTCGTCGCGCCGATCGCGCCGGTGCGCAGAGCGCCGAAGCACGATGCGGAGTTGCAGACCCAGGCGCTGATGGGCGAGGGCGTTACGGCCTATGAGGTGACCGAGGCCGGCTGGACCTGGGGGCAGCTCGATCGCGACGGCTATGTCGGTTGGATGCCGACCAACGCGCTCGGCGAAATGCCGAAGCCGACGCACAAGATTTCGGCGCTACGCACGCTGATGTTCGCCGAACCGTCGATCAAGACGCCGCCGGTCGCGGGGCTTCCGTTTGGAGCCGAAGTGCCGATCGTACGTACGGACAACACGTTCGGTCTCATCGACAACGGCGGCTTCGTCCCTGTGGGGCATCTGGCGGCGCTTGATGCGAACGAGCGCGACTGGGTGTCGGTCGCCGCAAAGTTTCTGCACACGCCATATCTGTGGGGCGGCAAGTCGAGCCTCGGCATCGATTGTTCGGGGCTCGTGCAGGTCGCGTTGACGGCGTGCGGCCTTGCATGCCCGCGCGATAGCGACATGCAAGAGCGCGCGCTCGGCGAAAAGGTGAGCGGCGGCATTCCTGCTCTTCGGCGCGGCGATTTCATTTTCTGGAAGGGGCATGTCGGCATCGCGGCCGACGCTTCGACGTTACTCCACGCCAACGCGCATCACATGGCGACGGTCGTAGAACCGTTGTCCGAAGCGCTGCCGCGCATCAAAGCCGCGGGCAGTGACGTGATTTCGGTCAGGCGCATCGCGTAA
- a CDS encoding maleate cis-trans isomerase family protein codes for MPQRIRLGVLTPSSNTALEPLTSALASALPNCSAHFSRFTVTEIALTDSALGQFDDSKILAAAELLADAKVDVIGWSGTAAGWLGFDSDVRLTERIRERTGIVATTAILALNELIALNNIKRLALVTPYTEDVQQRIIANYRAIGVEIVAERHCGIRVNHDFALVEPSRLKDMMREVAGEKPQAIVTYCTNLRAAQLAEEIESELGIPLLDTVSTTVWGQLRAVGADPSQIKGWGQIFGWK; via the coding sequence ATGCCGCAACGCATCCGCCTCGGCGTCCTCACGCCATCATCGAATACAGCACTCGAACCGCTGACCAGCGCACTCGCATCAGCGCTCCCGAATTGCAGTGCACACTTCTCGCGCTTCACCGTCACTGAGATCGCGCTCACGGACAGTGCGCTCGGCCAATTCGACGACAGCAAGATTCTCGCAGCCGCCGAATTGCTCGCCGACGCGAAGGTCGATGTCATCGGCTGGAGCGGAACGGCGGCGGGGTGGCTAGGCTTCGACTCGGATGTGCGTCTGACCGAGCGCATCCGCGAACGCACCGGCATCGTCGCAACGACGGCGATCCTTGCGCTCAACGAACTCATTGCGCTGAACAACATCAAGCGGCTCGCGCTGGTGACGCCTTACACCGAAGACGTCCAGCAACGCATCATCGCGAACTACCGCGCCATCGGTGTCGAGATCGTCGCCGAGCGGCATTGCGGCATTCGCGTCAATCACGACTTTGCGTTGGTCGAGCCGTCGCGGCTCAAAGATATGATGCGCGAGGTCGCGGGCGAAAAACCGCAAGCGATCGTCACGTACTGCACCAACCTGCGCGCCGCACAGCTCGCCGAAGAAATCGAAAGCGAACTCGGCATTCCCCTTCTCGACACCGTGAGCACGACAGTCTGGGGACAGTTGCGCGCCGTCGGCGCCGACCCTTCGCAAATTAAAGGGTGGGGTCAAATTTTCGGCTGGAAATGA
- a CDS encoding Bug family tripartite tricarboxylate transporter substrate binding protein — protein sequence MVAAVPSAEAQQWQPTRPVEFIVPAGTGGGADQMARTIQGIISKHGLMKQPMVVVNKAGGAGGEGFLDVKTSRANPHKIVITLSNLFTTPLGTGIPFNWKDLTPVSMLALDEFVLWVNAEKPYKNVKEFLAAAKAAPADARYKMGGTGSKQEDQIITVAVEKSAGIKFNYIPYRGGGEVAVQLVGNHVNSTVNNPIEAVAQWRGGQLRPLCVFDSKPLDYKDKIAGDKSWSDIPTCKSEGLDMEYVMLRGIFMPPGVTPAQVEFYVDLFKKVRETPEWKELMANGAFNQTFMTGKEFADWVAKEELRHKDLMKEAGFLSN from the coding sequence ATGGTCGCCGCCGTTCCGTCCGCCGAGGCGCAGCAATGGCAGCCGACGCGACCGGTTGAGTTCATCGTTCCAGCCGGTACCGGCGGCGGCGCCGACCAGATGGCGCGAACGATCCAGGGCATCATCAGCAAACACGGCTTGATGAAGCAGCCGATGGTGGTGGTGAATAAAGCAGGCGGCGCGGGCGGCGAAGGCTTCCTCGATGTGAAGACCTCGCGCGCTAACCCACACAAGATCGTCATCACGCTGTCGAACTTGTTCACGACACCGCTCGGCACCGGCATTCCGTTCAACTGGAAGGACCTGACGCCGGTCTCGATGCTGGCGCTCGATGAGTTCGTGCTCTGGGTCAATGCCGAGAAGCCATACAAGAACGTCAAGGAATTCCTCGCCGCCGCGAAGGCTGCGCCGGCTGACGCACGCTACAAGATGGGCGGCACCGGCTCGAAGCAGGAAGACCAGATCATCACGGTCGCAGTCGAGAAGTCGGCGGGAATCAAGTTCAACTACATCCCGTATCGCGGCGGCGGTGAAGTCGCCGTGCAGCTCGTCGGCAATCATGTCAACTCGACCGTGAACAACCCGATCGAAGCAGTCGCCCAATGGCGTGGCGGACAGCTGCGTCCGCTCTGCGTGTTCGACTCAAAGCCGCTCGACTACAAGGACAAGATCGCGGGAGACAAGTCGTGGTCAGACATCCCGACGTGCAAGTCGGAAGGCCTCGATATGGAATACGTGATGCTGCGCGGCATCTTCATGCCGCCGGGCGTTACGCCGGCGCAGGTCGAGTTCTACGTCGATCTCTTCAAGAAGGTGCGCGAGACGCCGGAATGGAAAGAGTTGATGGCGAACGGTGCATTCAACCAGACGTTCATGACCGGCAAAGAGTTCGCGGATTGGGTCGCGAAGGAAGAATTGCGTCACAAAGATCTGATGAAAGAAGCGGGCTTCTTGTCGAACTAA
- a CDS encoding aldehyde dehydrogenase family protein, whose amino-acid sequence MVDRSKFYIDGAWVSPVSSKKTTKVVNPATEESMYEIALGSKEDVDKAVAAAKRAFETFSRTSREERVAILEKIIAAYKARMNDIGAAISDEMGAPLPFAEKFQAGAGLGHLASTLDVLKQYDFEEPIGTAVVVREPVGVIGMITPWNWPLNQIACKVAPAIAAGCTMILKPSEYTPTSALIFAEILHEAGVPKGVFNLINGLGPDVGAAMSEHPDIDMISFTGSTRAGIDVAQRAAPTVKRVSQELGGKSPNIILEDADLEKAVKGGVAHVFNNSGQSCNAPTRMIVPLSKMQEVSAIAKGVADKTKAGDPRGEGTNIGPVVNRTQWDKIQALIQKGIDEGATLVAGGPGLPEGVNKGFYVRPTVFANVTNDMTIAREEIFGPVIAILGAKNEDEAVKIANDTPYGLAGYVSAGSVEKAREVARKIRAGNVNLNGVPNERTAPFGGYKQSGNGREWGKYGLEEYLEVKAIAGAA is encoded by the coding sequence ATGGTCGATCGTTCGAAGTTCTATATCGATGGCGCCTGGGTCAGCCCGGTCTCCAGCAAGAAGACGACAAAGGTCGTCAACCCGGCCACCGAAGAGTCGATGTACGAAATCGCACTCGGCTCGAAGGAAGACGTGGACAAAGCTGTTGCCGCTGCCAAGCGCGCCTTCGAAACCTTCTCGCGCACCAGCCGCGAAGAGCGCGTCGCGATTCTCGAGAAGATCATCGCGGCCTACAAGGCGCGCATGAACGACATCGGCGCCGCGATCTCGGACGAGATGGGCGCACCGCTCCCGTTCGCCGAGAAATTCCAGGCCGGCGCCGGCCTCGGTCATCTCGCCTCGACACTCGATGTGCTCAAGCAGTACGACTTCGAAGAACCGATCGGCACCGCTGTCGTGGTGCGCGAGCCGGTCGGCGTCATCGGTATGATCACGCCGTGGAACTGGCCGCTCAATCAGATCGCCTGCAAAGTCGCGCCCGCGATCGCGGCCGGTTGCACGATGATCCTCAAGCCGTCCGAATACACGCCAACGTCGGCGCTGATCTTCGCCGAGATCCTGCATGAAGCAGGCGTGCCGAAGGGTGTGTTCAACCTGATCAACGGCCTCGGCCCCGACGTCGGCGCGGCGATGAGCGAACACCCGGACATCGACATGATCTCCTTCACGGGTTCGACCCGCGCCGGGATCGACGTTGCGCAGCGCGCCGCACCGACCGTGAAGCGTGTCAGCCAGGAGCTCGGCGGCAAGTCGCCGAACATCATTCTGGAGGACGCCGATCTCGAGAAGGCCGTGAAGGGCGGCGTCGCACACGTCTTTAACAACTCGGGTCAGTCGTGCAACGCGCCGACCCGCATGATCGTGCCGCTCTCCAAAATGCAGGAAGTCTCTGCTATCGCGAAGGGCGTCGCCGACAAGACGAAGGCCGGCGATCCGCGCGGCGAAGGCACCAACATCGGCCCGGTCGTGAATCGCACGCAGTGGGACAAGATCCAGGCGCTGATCCAGAAGGGCATCGACGAAGGCGCAACGCTCGTCGCCGGCGGGCCGGGTCTGCCGGAAGGCGTCAACAAAGGTTTCTACGTGCGCCCGACCGTCTTCGCCAACGTCACCAACGACATGACCATCGCGCGCGAAGAAATCTTCGGTCCGGTGATTGCGATCCTCGGTGCGAAGAACGAAGACGAAGCCGTCAAGATTGCTAACGACACGCCGTACGGCCTCGCCGGTTATGTCTCGGCCGGCAGCGTCGAGAAGGCTCGCGAAGTTGCGCGCAAGATCCGCGCTGGCAACGTGAACCTCAATGGCGTGCCGAACGAACGTACCGCGCCGTTTGGTGGCTACAAGCAGTCCGGCAACGGCCGCGAGTGGGGCAAGTATGGCCTCGAAGAATATCTCGAGGTTAAGGCGATCGCAGGCGCCGCCTGA
- a CDS encoding acyl-CoA dehydrogenase family protein: MSLTEEQLMIQQMARDFSVNEVLPIANRLDPLKEDMPQELLQRMADLGLFGLRIKEEYGGLGLGCLEYCLVTEELCRAWMSVGSIIRPMIGMDAMNDAQKKKYMPLMASGKALGSFAFSEPNVGSDLSGIACRARREGDEWVVTGNKYWCTNADGSDYMMLLARTDSNPNARHRGITAFIIDKKRGELPQGVTGNPIPKIGYFGWKTWELSFDGCRIPHENILGGEGRGFYVTSQGLEVARAHTAARAIGLARGALEDAIRYSKERVQFGKQIGEFQNTRFKLAKMATEVEAARQLLYSVCRMIDGGERCDKEAAMTKLHATEMSEQVTSDALQIFGGAGYTTLNAVERYWRDARLTKIFEGTSEIQMRIISDHLLGK; the protein is encoded by the coding sequence ATGAGCTTGACCGAAGAACAGCTGATGATTCAGCAGATGGCGCGCGATTTCTCGGTCAACGAAGTGCTTCCGATTGCCAATCGGCTCGATCCGCTCAAGGAGGACATGCCGCAAGAGTTGCTGCAGCGCATGGCGGACCTGGGCCTCTTCGGCCTGCGCATCAAAGAAGAATACGGCGGCCTCGGCCTCGGCTGCCTCGAATACTGCCTCGTCACCGAAGAACTCTGCCGCGCATGGATGAGCGTCGGCTCGATCATCCGCCCGATGATCGGCATGGACGCGATGAACGACGCGCAGAAAAAGAAGTATATGCCGCTGATGGCGAGCGGCAAAGCACTCGGTTCATTCGCCTTTTCGGAGCCCAACGTCGGATCGGACCTTTCCGGCATCGCCTGTCGCGCGCGCCGCGAGGGCGACGAATGGGTCGTCACCGGCAACAAATATTGGTGCACGAACGCCGACGGCTCCGACTACATGATGCTGCTCGCGCGTACGGACTCCAATCCGAACGCACGTCATCGCGGCATCACGGCCTTCATCATCGATAAAAAGCGCGGCGAGCTGCCGCAAGGCGTCACCGGCAATCCGATCCCGAAGATCGGTTACTTCGGCTGGAAGACCTGGGAACTTTCGTTCGACGGCTGCCGCATTCCGCACGAGAACATTCTGGGCGGCGAAGGCCGCGGCTTCTACGTCACCTCGCAGGGCCTCGAAGTTGCTCGCGCACACACCGCGGCACGTGCAATCGGTCTTGCGCGCGGCGCGCTCGAAGACGCCATCCGCTATTCGAAGGAACGCGTGCAGTTCGGCAAGCAGATTGGAGAATTTCAAAACACACGCTTCAAGCTTGCAAAAATGGCAACCGAAGTCGAAGCTGCTCGCCAGCTGCTCTATTCCGTCTGTCGCATGATCGATGGCGGCGAGCGCTGCGACAAAGAAGCCGCGATGACCAAACTTCACGCGACCGAAATGTCGGAGCAGGTCACGAGCGATGCGCTGCAGATTTTCGGCGGCGCCGGCTACACCACACTCAATGCCGTCGAGCGCTACTGGCGCGACGCGCGGCTCACGAAGATTTTCGAAGGAACATCCGAGATTCAGATGAGGATCATCTCGGATCATCTGCTCGGGAAGTAG
- a CDS encoding tripartite tricarboxylate transporter TctB family protein yields the protein MSHEASEQGSGPAQRSVEVGVGLGILVFGAIVVWGSVSAGIGWGAEGPKAGFFPFYVGVVIVAASLFNLASALKIAPSVLFAEWSQLRQVLSVIIPTTVYVAAIPWLGLYVASFLLIAGFMRWLGKYGWGIIAAVSIGVPLLAYFAFEKWFLVPLPKGPLEDLLGL from the coding sequence ATGTCGCATGAAGCGTCGGAACAAGGCTCCGGTCCAGCCCAGCGCAGCGTCGAGGTCGGCGTTGGGTTAGGCATTTTAGTTTTCGGCGCGATCGTCGTCTGGGGCTCGGTGTCCGCCGGGATCGGCTGGGGCGCCGAAGGGCCGAAAGCCGGCTTCTTCCCGTTCTATGTTGGCGTCGTCATCGTCGCGGCCAGCCTCTTCAACCTCGCTTCAGCCCTCAAAATCGCGCCGTCGGTGTTGTTCGCCGAGTGGAGCCAGCTGCGTCAGGTGCTCTCGGTCATCATCCCGACCACCGTCTACGTCGCTGCGATTCCGTGGCTTGGGCTCTATGTCGCATCCTTCCTGCTGATCGCCGGCTTCATGCGCTGGCTCGGCAAATACGGCTGGGGAATCATCGCGGCCGTATCCATCGGCGTTCCGCTGCTGGCTTACTTCGCATTCGAGAAGTGGTTCCTCGTGCCGTTGCCGAAGGGGCCGCTCGAAGACCTCCTAGGCCTTTAA
- a CDS encoding tripartite tricarboxylate transporter permease: MEEIGNLFAGFATVLQPYNIMVMVIGITLGVVIGVLPGLGGANGVAILLPLTFSMPPTSAIIMLTCIYWGALFGGAITSILFNIPGEPWSVATTFDGHPMARKGQAGEALTAAFTSSFVGALFAVIMITLLAPLVAKFALRFGPAEKFAVYFLAFCSFVGLSKEPPTKTIAAMMIGFALAAVGLDQVTGQLRLTFGFTELLTGFDFLIAVIGLFGIGEILLTMEEGLSFRGAAAKMNAKVVFQTWREMLQYWGLMLRSCIIGCWMGITPAGATPASFMSYGIAKRMSKRGDNFGKGEMEGVIAPETAAHAAGTSALLPMLALGVPGSPTAAVLLGGLLIWGLQPGPMLFVEQKEFVWGLIASMYIGNLVGLIIVLTCVPLLAAMLRVPFSIIAPVILVICAIGAYTVHNSIFDVVLMLVFGVIGYLLKKTNYPLAPLVLAIVLGDKAEEAFRQALLASQGSVGVFWSNGLVSSIMALGLIAAFWPIIQAGYNRLFSRPATA, translated from the coding sequence ATGGAAGAAATCGGCAATCTGTTCGCGGGTTTTGCGACCGTCCTGCAGCCCTACAACATCATGGTGATGGTGATCGGCATTACGCTCGGTGTCGTCATCGGCGTGCTGCCTGGGCTTGGTGGTGCCAATGGCGTCGCAATCCTGTTGCCGCTGACTTTCTCGATGCCGCCGACGTCGGCGATCATCATGCTGACGTGCATCTACTGGGGGGCGTTGTTCGGCGGTGCGATTACGTCCATCCTCTTCAATATTCCAGGTGAGCCTTGGTCCGTCGCGACGACATTCGATGGCCATCCGATGGCGCGAAAAGGTCAAGCCGGCGAAGCGCTCACAGCGGCTTTCACGTCGTCGTTCGTCGGCGCATTGTTCGCCGTCATCATGATCACGCTGCTCGCGCCGCTCGTTGCGAAGTTCGCGCTGCGATTTGGACCGGCAGAGAAATTTGCCGTGTATTTCTTGGCTTTCTGCTCGTTTGTCGGGCTCAGTAAAGAGCCTCCGACGAAGACGATCGCCGCAATGATGATCGGCTTTGCGCTCGCGGCCGTCGGCCTCGATCAAGTCACCGGACAGCTGCGCCTCACTTTCGGCTTTACGGAACTGCTCACCGGCTTCGACTTCCTGATCGCGGTCATCGGCCTCTTCGGAATCGGCGAGATTTTGCTGACGATGGAGGAGGGGCTGTCGTTCCGCGGCGCTGCCGCCAAGATGAATGCGAAAGTCGTGTTCCAGACGTGGCGCGAGATGCTGCAATATTGGGGGCTGATGCTGCGCTCGTGCATCATCGGTTGCTGGATGGGCATCACGCCCGCCGGTGCAACGCCCGCGTCGTTCATGAGCTACGGCATCGCCAAGCGGATGTCGAAGCGCGGCGACAATTTCGGCAAGGGCGAGATGGAAGGCGTGATCGCGCCCGAGACCGCCGCGCACGCGGCAGGTACTTCGGCGCTGCTGCCGATGCTGGCGCTCGGCGTGCCGGGATCTCCGACCGCAGCCGTGCTGCTCGGCGGCTTGTTGATTTGGGGCTTGCAGCCAGGTCCAATGCTCTTCGTCGAGCAAAAGGAATTCGTCTGGGGCCTCATCGCTTCGATGTATATCGGCAACCTCGTCGGCCTCATCATCGTGCTGACCTGCGTGCCCTTGCTCGCCGCGATGCTGCGCGTCCCCTTCAGCATCATCGCGCCGGTGATCCTGGTGATCTGCGCGATCGGCGCATACACGGTGCACAATTCGATCTTCGACGTGGTGCTGATGCTGGTGTTCGGTGTGATCGGCTATCTGCTGAAGAAAACGAACTATCCGCTGGCGCCGCTCGTGCTCGCCATCGTGCTTGGTGACAAGGCGGAGGAGGCGTTCAGGCAAGCGCTGCTCGCAAGCCAGGGGTCGGTCGGGGTGTTCTGGTCGAACGGCCTCGTCTCGTCGATCATGGCGCTCGGCCTCATTGCGGCTTTCTGGCCGATCATCCAAGCCGGATACAACCGGCTGTTCAGCCGCCCCGCAACCGCGTGA
- a CDS encoding leucyl aminopeptidase family protein has translation MNQVIAASSESADAIPIWFVTKASYAKVAEGLDPAERRFAETSGFRPMPGQFLVLPDRRGNVSGVLFGDSAEATSRFLAGKLPTVLPAGVYRFANRAQDTRLAALAFVLGSYRFGRYRKNIKDSGVKLVPPRGVDRREISRIAEGVFLARDLVNTPANDMGPAELAEVALKLAEQHGAKARVIEGDDLLAQNFPLVHAVGRASTRAPRLIDITWGNPKAPKVTLVGKGVCFDTGGLDLKPSSAMLIMKKDMGGAASVLAAAHMIMDRGLDVRLRVLIPAVENAVGGDAFRPLDIVPSRKGLNVEIGNTDAEGRLVLADALALADEEKPDLLIDMGTLTGAARVALGPDLPPFYTADDKLAADVARHAEGESDPVWRLPLWRPYDAMLDSKIADLNNVSSGPFAGSIICALFLQRFVSAAKSWLHFDIYGWNPSTRPGRPEGGECQAARAVYALLCERYGRGDSG, from the coding sequence ATGAATCAGGTCATCGCGGCGTCCAGTGAATCAGCCGACGCTATTCCGATCTGGTTCGTGACGAAGGCGAGCTACGCCAAGGTCGCCGAGGGGCTCGATCCGGCCGAGCGGCGTTTTGCGGAAACCTCGGGTTTTCGTCCGATGCCTGGGCAGTTTTTGGTGCTGCCGGATCGCCGCGGCAACGTCTCGGGCGTTCTGTTCGGCGACAGTGCGGAAGCTACCAGCCGTTTCCTTGCCGGAAAATTGCCGACGGTTTTGCCTGCCGGAGTCTATCGCTTCGCCAATCGCGCTCAGGATACGCGCCTCGCGGCACTTGCGTTCGTGTTGGGGTCGTATCGGTTCGGCCGCTATCGGAAGAATATCAAAGACTCGGGTGTCAAACTCGTGCCGCCGCGCGGTGTCGATCGCCGCGAGATCAGCCGCATCGCCGAAGGCGTGTTCCTGGCGCGTGATCTCGTCAACACGCCGGCCAACGACATGGGGCCGGCAGAGTTGGCCGAAGTCGCGCTGAAGCTTGCTGAGCAGCATGGCGCCAAAGCGCGTGTGATCGAAGGCGATGACTTGCTGGCGCAGAATTTTCCGCTCGTACATGCAGTGGGACGCGCATCGACGCGCGCGCCGCGATTGATCGACATCACGTGGGGAAATCCGAAAGCCCCGAAGGTAACCCTGGTCGGCAAGGGCGTTTGCTTCGACACGGGCGGGCTCGATCTCAAACCGTCGTCCGCGATGTTGATTATGAAGAAAGATATGGGCGGTGCCGCGAGCGTGCTGGCAGCCGCGCATATGATCATGGATCGCGGCCTCGATGTGCGGCTGCGTGTCCTCATTCCGGCGGTCGAGAATGCTGTCGGCGGCGATGCGTTCCGGCCGCTCGATATCGTGCCATCGCGCAAGGGTCTCAACGTCGAGATCGGCAACACGGACGCGGAAGGCCGGCTCGTCCTCGCCGATGCTCTCGCGCTGGCTGACGAAGAGAAGCCCGACCTGCTGATCGATATGGGGACGTTGACGGGGGCTGCGCGCGTCGCGCTCGGACCCGACCTGCCGCCATTCTATACGGCCGACGATAAGCTCGCTGCCGACGTCGCGCGGCATGCCGAAGGGGAAAGCGATCCGGTCTGGCGTCTGCCGCTGTGGCGGCCTTACGACGCGATGCTGGATTCGAAAATCGCGGACCTCAACAACGTGTCGTCAGGGCCGTTCGCAGGGTCGATCATCTGCGCGCTGTTCCTGCAGCGTTTCGTTTCGGCCGCGAAGAGCTGGCTCCACTTCGACATCTACGGTTGGAATCCATCGACCAGGCCGGGACGCCCGGAAGGCGGCGAGTGTCAGGCCGCGCGCGCCGTCTATGCGTTGCTTTGCGAGCGTTACGGCCGAGGCGATAGCGGCTAA
- a CDS encoding MarR family transcriptional regulator, with product MAVDIRAAQAIRLLRDFSLGLVRDDEPDLSIRQIAILLIIYLEPPPHTVRGLATTLGVTKPVITRALDTMGKLDLVTRKRDDADRRNVIIQRTVRGALYVEMLGDLLSRKAKELVR from the coding sequence GTGGCGGTCGATATTCGTGCCGCGCAAGCAATCCGGTTGCTGCGCGATTTTTCTCTCGGATTGGTACGGGACGATGAGCCCGATCTGTCGATCCGGCAGATCGCGATTTTGCTCATCATCTATCTTGAGCCGCCGCCGCATACGGTGCGAGGGCTCGCGACCACGCTCGGCGTCACCAAACCGGTGATCACGCGGGCACTCGACACAATGGGCAAGCTCGATCTCGTCACACGCAAACGCGATGATGCGGACCGCCGTAACGTCATCATCCAGCGCACCGTGCGCGGCGCCCTCTATGTCGAAATGCTGGGCGATCTGTTGTCGCGCAAGGCGAAGGAACTCGTACGTTGA